One window of Perca fluviatilis chromosome 12, GENO_Pfluv_1.0, whole genome shotgun sequence genomic DNA carries:
- the LOC120570281 gene encoding uncharacterized protein LOC120570281: MDQDRQQGIGRARGRGIRQRGGHGAHQRVGHRRGGGRTVVSNEVRAIVVDNVVNRGLTMAEAARLVEPNLKRSTVNSIIRTFRQENRINRKPHSGGRGRVLTDQQELAVVEMVRARNDIRLSEIKQEIEENNDTFANVASISLPTVARLLKRHQVSMKHIYLVPFERNNDRVKQLRAEYVQRVMVLDADVNHHKYVFVDEAGFNLAKTRRRGRNIIGQRPLSKCLDNVEETSLCAQLSLKMVS; encoded by the exons ATGGACCAGGATAGACAGCAAGGAATTGGAAGAGCTCGTGGACGAGGGATCCGTCAGAGAGGTGGGCATGGGGCCCATCAAAGGGTTGGTCATCGGAGAGGGGGAGGCAGAACTGTTGTCTCTAATGAAGTCCGGGCCATCGTCGTTGATAATGTGGTGAACCGAGGCCTTACTATGGCAGAAGCTGCCAGATTAGTTGAGCCAAATCTAAAAAGATCAACTGTCAATTCTATCATCCGAACCTTTCGCCAAGAAAACCG AATTAACAGAAAACCCCATAGTGGTGGTCGTGGCCGTGTGCTGACCGACCAGCAAGAGTTGGCAGTGGTGGAAATGGTGAGGGCCAGGAATGATATACGGCTGTCAGAAATAAAGCAGGAAATTGAGGAGAACAATGACACCTTTGCCAATGTGGCATCCATCAGCCTACCAACAGTAGCCCGCCTTTTAAAGCGGCACCAGGtatcaatgaaacacatttaccTGGTGCCTTTTGAGAGAAACAATGACCGGGTGAAACAACTAAGGGCTGAgtatgttcag AGGGTTATGGTGCTTGACGCTGATGTGAACCATCACAAGTACGTTTTTGTTGATGAAGCGGGCTTTAACCTTGCCAAAACTCGTCGCCGTGGACGTAACATTATCGGCCAACGGCCACTGTCCAAGTGCCTGGACAACGTGGAGGAAACATCTCTATGTGCGCAGCTATCTCTGAAGATGGTGTCCTAG